A window of the Cellvibrio sp. pealriver genome harbors these coding sequences:
- a CDS encoding flagellin encodes MPLVINTNVASLNSQRQLMSSGNALDRASERLSSGQRINSAKDDAAGLAISNRMTSQIRGLDQAIRNANDGVSLIQTAEGALQESTNILQRMRELSIQSANGIYSDADRKTLDAEVQQLILELDRIATSTSFNGQKLLDGSLGKVDLQVGSDAGQTITMKIPAMDAKTLGMGFVGVDMLGGQIDLSTLLINENDILINGQSIAKSLESFNGYALAGPPVVPAQTLDKLINLINKNVLGIDASTYAQATATGAGTGVLEEGQVFEIAITKLDGTQTTIQVSNTQNLKELADKINTESGGLLNAAVGENSKLSIAGINVASFTITDGSVPANSAGGNINGTYAGRLVLESEYGDPITITRGSTGTLAQLNALGFRENTNPGQVEGIGITTPAAPWNVGDLSINGVIISNKNTDSLLGKVNAINASQQDTGVTAEVFATTTLDFGGIDLTAITSPLLMNGEPINISGLTSISEVVAAFNAKSDVTGVSASLLGTRVVLEGHTAAITFGVDGTNDGLVDLNAENLQIQTGTAAPATINAATESVAGGIKLTSANGSPISIKLGPNAVAATLGLLESNVTADGAFGTAIASISIDSVEGAQKALGVIDNALTTINDARSQLGAINNRLDFTMSNLANVSEKTSASRSRIVDADFAAETAALSRAQVLQQAAQAMLAQANARPEQVLQLLR; translated from the coding sequence ATGCCTCTAGTCATTAACACCAATGTCGCTTCCTTGAATTCACAGCGTCAATTGATGAGCTCAGGAAATGCGCTCGATCGGGCAAGCGAACGTTTGTCCTCTGGCCAACGTATTAATTCTGCGAAAGACGATGCTGCAGGCTTGGCGATTTCTAACCGCATGACGTCGCAAATCCGCGGTCTTGACCAAGCGATCCGTAACGCGAACGACGGTGTGTCGCTGATCCAAACCGCGGAAGGTGCCTTGCAGGAATCGACCAACATTTTGCAGCGTATGCGCGAACTTTCCATTCAGTCCGCTAACGGAATTTATTCCGATGCAGACCGCAAAACACTGGATGCGGAAGTACAGCAGCTGATTTTGGAATTGGATCGTATTGCGACTTCAACATCCTTCAACGGCCAAAAATTATTGGATGGTTCGCTTGGAAAAGTGGATCTGCAAGTCGGTTCCGATGCAGGCCAAACCATCACCATGAAAATCCCCGCCATGGATGCAAAAACCTTGGGTATGGGCTTTGTGGGTGTGGATATGTTGGGCGGTCAAATTGACCTTTCAACACTGTTGATCAATGAAAACGACATTTTGATCAATGGCCAATCTATCGCTAAATCACTGGAGAGCTTTAACGGCTATGCATTAGCTGGCCCACCAGTAGTTCCTGCGCAAACACTGGATAAATTAATCAATTTGATTAACAAAAATGTGTTGGGTATTGATGCCTCAACTTACGCTCAGGCAACAGCAACAGGTGCTGGTACCGGTGTGCTTGAGGAAGGGCAAGTATTTGAAATTGCGATTACCAAACTCGACGGAACACAAACCACTATTCAGGTTTCCAACACTCAAAACCTGAAAGAATTGGCAGACAAGATCAACACTGAAAGCGGCGGATTATTAAATGCTGCAGTAGGTGAGAACAGTAAGCTCAGTATTGCCGGTATTAATGTGGCGAGCTTCACCATTACTGATGGTAGTGTGCCTGCAAACTCGGCAGGCGGTAATATCAATGGTACTTATGCAGGTCGTTTGGTGCTTGAGTCTGAGTATGGTGATCCAATTACGATTACCCGTGGTTCAACCGGAACGCTGGCGCAACTGAACGCACTTGGTTTCCGTGAAAATACCAACCCGGGACAAGTAGAAGGTATTGGAATTACAACACCTGCTGCTCCCTGGAATGTGGGCGACTTGTCAATCAATGGTGTGATTATCTCCAATAAAAACACCGATAGCTTGTTAGGAAAAGTCAACGCGATTAATGCCTCACAACAAGATACCGGTGTGACCGCAGAAGTATTTGCAACGACCACACTGGATTTTGGTGGTATCGATTTAACAGCCATTACGTCGCCGCTCCTGATGAATGGTGAGCCGATTAATATCAGCGGCTTAACCAGTATTTCAGAAGTGGTTGCCGCCTTTAACGCGAAATCCGACGTGACCGGTGTTAGCGCGTCGTTGTTGGGAACCCGCGTCGTATTAGAGGGGCACACTGCAGCAATCACGTTTGGTGTAGATGGCACCAACGATGGATTGGTAGATCTGAATGCTGAAAACCTGCAAATCCAAACAGGTACTGCAGCGCCCGCGACAATCAATGCTGCGACAGAGTCTGTAGCAGGCGGCATTAAATTGACCAGTGCTAATGGTTCACCTATCAGTATCAAACTTGGACCTAATGCGGTTGCTGCAACACTCGGCTTGCTTGAGTCCAACGTAACGGCTGACGGTGCATTCGGTACTGCGATTGCGTCTATCAGTATTGATTCAGTTGAAGGTGCACAAAAAGCGTTGGGTGTTATCGATAACGCGTTGACCACCATTAACGATGCTCGCTCGCAGTTGGGTGCAATCAATAACCGCTTGGACTTTACTATGTCCAACCTGGCAAACGTGTCTGAAAAGACATCGGCCTCGCGTTCGCGCATCGTGGATGCGGATTTTGCGGCAGAAACCGCTGCATTGAGCCGTGCACAAGTCTTGCAACAGGCAGCCCAAGCGATGTTGGCGCAAGCCAATGCTCGCCCTGAGCAGGTATTGCAGCTGCTCCGGTAA
- a CDS encoding flagellar protein FlaG, with amino-acid sequence MNDITKVASNPVQAKASPVSSLPGARGQKTGNDLPPAAEAARSLPKDPVNSQAVQERVQAAVAQMNEYIQSTQRDLNFSYDPDSGETVVKVLDRATQEVIRQIPDEIFLRLAQSHTPDEPGQLFSAQA; translated from the coding sequence ATGAATGACATCACTAAAGTTGCTTCGAATCCGGTACAAGCGAAAGCTTCGCCGGTTTCGTCGTTGCCTGGCGCAAGAGGTCAAAAAACCGGCAATGATTTGCCGCCTGCCGCTGAAGCGGCAAGATCTTTACCTAAAGATCCTGTCAATTCTCAGGCGGTACAAGAGCGAGTCCAAGCGGCTGTGGCGCAAATGAATGAATATATTCAGTCAACACAGCGCGATTTAAACTTCTCATACGATCCCGATTCCGGTGAAACCGTTGTGAAAGTTTTGGATCGCGCAACGCAAGAAGTTATTCGTCAAATTCCTGATGAAATTTTCTTGCGGTTGGCTCAGAGCCATACGCCAGATGAGCCTGGTCAGTTGTTTAGTGCTCAGGCATAA
- a CDS encoding flagellar protein FliT: protein MDINPLLDPLVRALSQSKALLSLAQAGDWESFETLVQQRQQGLLSLSDHEYLQSLAQADLEAKAAGLIEEIQLINKELSALAETNRESTASELRQNGKAAKAIDAYGG from the coding sequence ATGGATATCAACCCTTTGCTTGACCCTTTGGTTCGTGCGCTCAGTCAATCAAAAGCTCTTTTGTCTCTTGCCCAGGCGGGCGATTGGGAATCGTTTGAAACCTTGGTGCAACAGCGTCAACAGGGGCTTTTGTCGCTGAGTGACCATGAATACCTTCAATCATTGGCGCAAGCCGATCTTGAGGCAAAAGCTGCAGGCCTTATTGAAGAAATCCAACTGATTAATAAAGAGTTATCGGCACTTGCTGAAACGAACCGTGAAAGCACGGCGTCAGAATTGCGTCAAAATGGAAAGGCAGCCAAGGCGATTGATGCCTATGGTGGTTAA
- a CDS encoding CHASE domain-containing protein, translated as MINIRRMPAALWVLRILLLALVYVIAGRLSLLLAIPPGFVTGLFLPLGIALGAVLIWGYSMGVGVFLGSLLLNISVSNASELSAPVVLLAAEIASGSVLASLAGGALIRHFVGFPDSLTDERKIFAFFALGGPVATGLSASVGVLALWVNDVIQAKQILYSWWTWWAGDTIGVLIATPLMCVLFAEPQHFWRGRRLTVGVPLVVSSLIVVAVFVMSSNNEQKKLADQFQQQARLVDDAVQSSMSDVVYTLATLRGLFSASEEVTREEFSAFINDVLVDKQGVSGFSWNRRIMHSERVAFENEMHAEGITSFYINEKNTNGAFSVASEQEEYVVITYVEPWLENASILGFNVASDPTRAIAVSRARDSGAFAMTQPVQLLNDTQRSPGVIVYFPVYDTIKRLHTAVERREHILGYATAIVRIGDLINAAVIPFSSDDFHLDIVDVTEPDTPHVFYRVGESHVPSYAQELIYQKEIAIGGRVLLLAINPTEKFLNEHVSLQSWFVLAGGLLFCSLLGGFLLLISGRTQHITNLVEQRTKELAAILENAVESILVVDEHGVIQKANQAAAKLLHYPLEQFPGLHIVDLIPGLSDAFVSNSTQTVAPELRESVGRCSSGKEVAIEMSVSPVEIHDRKFFTFIIHDATERRKVERLKSEFISTVSHELRTPLTSIKGALSIVTSGSMGELPKNINDLLGIASSNAERLSRLVNDILDIEKLEFGKVQLTLKPHRVYPLLQQSIEQNFGYGARYGVTLQLDAPSETAMAAVANLDSDRFLQIMANLISNAVKFSFLDGVVRVVLVSEGDNIKISVIDEGQGMADDFRQHIFKKFAQADSSNTRRRDGTGLGLSITKVIIERMGGKIDYRSTLGKGTTFFFTLPLYTGD; from the coding sequence ATGATCAATATTAGGCGTATGCCAGCAGCACTGTGGGTGTTGCGTATTCTTTTACTGGCGTTGGTGTATGTGATTGCCGGGCGCTTGTCGTTACTTCTAGCCATTCCTCCTGGCTTTGTCACCGGATTGTTTCTTCCATTGGGAATTGCGTTAGGTGCTGTGCTGATCTGGGGATACTCAATGGGGGTTGGGGTTTTCCTCGGCTCTTTGTTGCTGAATATTTCTGTCAGTAATGCTTCTGAACTGTCCGCACCGGTTGTTTTACTCGCGGCTGAAATTGCCAGTGGCAGTGTGTTAGCAAGCCTTGCAGGAGGCGCGCTGATTCGTCACTTTGTGGGGTTCCCGGATAGCCTGACCGATGAACGGAAAATTTTTGCGTTTTTTGCGTTGGGAGGTCCTGTTGCTACCGGTTTAAGTGCAAGTGTAGGTGTATTGGCATTGTGGGTTAATGATGTCATCCAAGCCAAACAAATCCTGTATAGCTGGTGGACCTGGTGGGCGGGCGACACAATTGGTGTATTGATCGCTACACCGTTGATGTGTGTGTTGTTTGCAGAGCCGCAGCATTTTTGGCGAGGGCGTCGTCTTACCGTAGGCGTACCGCTGGTTGTGAGCAGTCTGATTGTGGTTGCTGTGTTTGTTATGTCGAGTAACAACGAACAAAAAAAACTCGCTGATCAATTTCAGCAGCAAGCGCGTTTAGTTGATGATGCGGTTCAATCCAGTATGTCGGATGTTGTTTATACACTAGCAACATTGCGCGGATTATTTTCAGCCTCAGAAGAAGTTACCCGTGAAGAGTTTTCAGCATTTATCAATGATGTGCTTGTTGATAAGCAGGGCGTGTCCGGATTTTCATGGAACCGGCGAATAATGCATAGTGAACGTGTTGCCTTTGAAAATGAAATGCATGCAGAAGGTATAACGAGTTTTTATATTAATGAAAAAAATACCAATGGCGCATTCAGTGTCGCTTCTGAACAAGAAGAATATGTTGTTATTACTTATGTGGAACCATGGTTAGAAAATGCGTCTATTTTGGGGTTTAATGTTGCATCTGATCCCACTCGCGCAATTGCTGTGAGCCGCGCACGGGATAGTGGCGCATTTGCGATGACACAACCAGTGCAGCTGTTGAACGATACTCAACGATCACCAGGTGTGATTGTGTATTTCCCCGTGTATGACACGATCAAGCGCTTGCATACAGCAGTAGAGCGCAGAGAACATATTTTGGGCTATGCAACAGCGATTGTGCGTATTGGTGATCTGATTAATGCCGCAGTAATCCCGTTCTCATCTGATGACTTTCATCTCGACATTGTTGATGTGACGGAGCCTGATACGCCGCATGTATTTTATCGTGTAGGCGAATCACATGTGCCGTCTTACGCACAAGAACTTATCTATCAGAAAGAAATTGCTATTGGTGGTAGGGTGCTGCTGTTGGCAATTAACCCGACAGAAAAATTTTTAAATGAGCATGTCAGTTTGCAATCCTGGTTCGTATTGGCTGGTGGTTTGTTGTTTTGCAGTTTGTTGGGTGGTTTTTTGCTGTTGATCAGTGGCCGGACACAGCATATTACCAATCTGGTTGAGCAACGTACTAAAGAGCTGGCTGCTATTTTGGAGAATGCGGTCGAATCGATATTGGTAGTGGATGAACATGGTGTTATTCAAAAAGCAAATCAGGCTGCAGCAAAACTGCTTCACTATCCTCTGGAGCAATTTCCCGGTTTGCATATCGTGGATTTAATTCCGGGGTTAAGCGATGCATTTGTATCCAATAGTACGCAAACAGTAGCACCTGAATTGCGTGAAAGCGTCGGGCGCTGTAGTAGTGGAAAAGAAGTGGCTATCGAGATGAGTGTTAGCCCTGTGGAAATCCATGACCGTAAATTTTTTACCTTTATCATTCATGATGCGACTGAGCGGCGTAAAGTAGAGCGCTTAAAAAGTGAATTTATTTCTACCGTTAGTCATGAATTACGAACGCCCTTAACATCAATAAAAGGCGCGTTAAGTATTGTCACCAGTGGCAGCATGGGCGAGCTTCCCAAAAATATAAATGACTTACTGGGAATTGCCAGTAGTAATGCGGAGAGATTATCCCGGTTGGTAAATGACATTCTGGATATAGAAAAATTGGAATTCGGTAAGGTGCAACTAACCCTTAAGCCGCACAGGGTGTATCCATTGTTGCAACAATCTATCGAGCAAAATTTTGGGTATGGCGCACGTTATGGGGTGACCTTACAGTTGGATGCACCTTCAGAAACTGCCATGGCTGCAGTCGCCAATCTCGATTCAGACCGCTTCTTGCAAATCATGGCCAACCTCATATCGAATGCGGTGAAGTTTTCTTTTCTGGATGGGGTTGTGAGGGTGGTGCTGGTGAGTGAAGGAGACAACATTAAAATATCGGTCATTGATGAAGGGCAGGGTATGGCAGATGACTTCCGCCAACATATTTTCAAGAAATTTGCCCAGGCTGATTCGTCAAACACCCGGCGACGCGATGGAACCGGATTGGGCTTGAGTATTACCAAGGTCATTATTGAGCGGATGGGCGGAAAAATTGACTACCGCTCTACTTTGGGTAAAGGAACCACATTTTTCTTTACCTTGCCTCTTTATACTGGCGATTAA
- a CDS encoding flagellin translates to MALVINTNVASLNAQRQLMSSGNALDRSTERLSSGMRINSAKDDAAGLAIANRMTSQVRGLDQAIRNANDGVSLIQTAEGALSESTNILQRMRELSVQSANGIYNASDRQTLNAEVKQLVSELDRIAKTTAFNGQNLLDGKLGKVELQVGSVANQTVELKVPAMDAKTLGMGSTSVDLMGGASNFNNLTTGAAPAVGVLREGSILINGQSIIKGTDSFNGTSDTDQELLDHINTNVNGVTASTYAVASATDAGDGVLLSTDKVVVTLANLDGTTTAIDIGGGTKGTSSLAELVDKMNAESGGKFTATIGDDGKLSISAENVSSITVTDAATALGTGITTAANARIVLKADNGDPVTVTRGSIGTLAQLDALGFRENDTAGVVEGYAAGNGNLASGDLKINGVDIPATTTDQTVANPALAAKVAAINSVSSETGVTATAYTSAVLDFSAISLATLVGADDISLNGVDITVAAGTATTTMADLAKMFNDKTDQTGITATVSGTRLLLEGNVSQISFGLGSAAAATDVNAIFVDGGGSFVKFGYGNTAPADMTSATPATVTAAGGIKLTSNNGNPIQVDVKDAAATTKTGLIDSNVSAGGAFGAAIASISIDTAANAQKAIKVIDNALTTISDVRSELGAINNRLDFTISNLANISEKTSSARSRITDADFAAETANLSRSQVLQQAASAMLAQSNARPQQVLSLLR, encoded by the coding sequence ATGGCTTTAGTAATTAACACAAACGTCGCCTCTCTGAATGCTCAACGTCAGTTGATGAGCTCAGGCAACGCGCTTGACCGCTCCACCGAGCGTTTGTCTTCCGGTATGCGTATTAACTCAGCAAAAGACGACGCTGCCGGCTTGGCAATTGCCAACCGTATGACTTCACAAGTTCGCGGTCTTGACCAAGCAATCCGTAACGCTAACGACGGTGTATCTCTGATTCAAACCGCTGAAGGTGCGCTGTCAGAATCAACCAACATCCTGCAACGTATGCGTGAACTGTCAGTACAGTCCGCAAACGGTATCTATAACGCCAGCGACCGCCAAACACTGAATGCCGAGGTAAAACAACTCGTATCAGAATTGGATCGTATCGCTAAAACCACCGCGTTCAACGGCCAAAACCTGTTAGATGGCAAGTTGGGTAAAGTAGAGCTGCAAGTCGGTTCAGTGGCTAATCAAACAGTCGAATTAAAAGTGCCAGCGATGGATGCCAAAACTCTGGGTATGGGTTCTACCAGTGTGGATTTGATGGGCGGTGCCTCGAATTTTAACAATCTGACCACTGGTGCTGCGCCTGCGGTAGGTGTGCTCAGAGAAGGCAGTATTTTGATTAATGGCCAGTCAATCATTAAAGGTACTGATTCCTTCAACGGCACTAGCGACACTGACCAGGAGTTATTAGACCATATCAATACCAATGTGAATGGTGTAACTGCTTCTACCTATGCTGTAGCAAGTGCGACTGATGCAGGTGACGGTGTTTTACTGTCAACTGATAAAGTAGTTGTTACCCTGGCTAACCTCGACGGCACTACCACCGCAATTGATATTGGTGGTGGCACCAAAGGCACCAGCAGCTTGGCTGAATTGGTTGACAAGATGAATGCCGAAAGCGGTGGTAAATTTACCGCGACTATTGGCGATGATGGCAAATTGTCTATCTCTGCAGAAAACGTGTCTTCTATCACCGTAACAGACGCTGCTACTGCGTTGGGAACTGGTATTACCACTGCTGCGAATGCTCGCATCGTCTTAAAGGCAGACAATGGTGATCCTGTTACTGTGACCCGTGGCTCTATTGGTACCTTAGCTCAGTTGGATGCACTGGGTTTCCGTGAAAATGATACTGCAGGTGTTGTAGAGGGTTATGCTGCAGGAAATGGCAACTTGGCTTCCGGCGATTTAAAGATTAATGGTGTTGATATCCCTGCAACCACAACTGATCAAACTGTGGCGAACCCAGCCTTGGCTGCGAAAGTTGCTGCGATCAATTCGGTATCCAGCGAGACCGGTGTGACTGCTACTGCATATACCTCTGCGGTACTGGACTTCAGTGCAATTTCACTGGCGACCTTGGTTGGTGCTGATGATATCTCGCTCAATGGTGTTGACATCACGGTTGCTGCTGGTACTGCGACCACAACGATGGCAGATTTGGCCAAAATGTTTAATGACAAGACAGACCAAACTGGTATCACCGCTACCGTCAGCGGAACCCGCTTGTTGCTGGAAGGCAACGTATCCCAAATTTCGTTTGGACTGGGCTCTGCTGCTGCAGCAACTGATGTCAACGCAATTTTCGTTGATGGTGGTGGTAGCTTCGTTAAATTTGGCTATGGAAATACAGCGCCAGCTGATATGACTTCGGCAACTCCTGCTACTGTCACTGCAGCAGGCGGTATCAAGCTGACCAGTAATAACGGCAACCCAATTCAGGTTGATGTGAAAGATGCCGCAGCAACTACCAAGACTGGTTTGATTGATTCAAACGTAAGTGCAGGTGGAGCGTTTGGCGCTGCTATCGCGTCAATCAGCATCGATACCGCTGCGAACGCTCAAAAGGCGATTAAGGTAATCGACAACGCATTGACCACCATCAGTGATGTGCGTTCAGAGTTGGGTGCGATCAACAACCGTTTGGACTTCACCATCTCTAACTTGGCGAACATCTCAGAGAAGACTTCATCAGCACGTTCACGTATCACTGATGCTGACTTCGCTGCAGAAACTGCAAACCTGAGCCGTTCACAAGTGTTGCAACAAGCAGCCTCGGCGATGTTGGCTCAGTCTAACGCTCGTCCACAACAAGTACTGTCTCTCTTGAGATAA